The DNA segment GATCGGCTCGGGAATCACGCCGGAGAACGCTGCAGAGTATCGCGACGCGCATCTTCTGATCGTTGGGAGCTGGTACAAGCGCGATGGCTATTGGGAGAATGAAATCGATCCGGACCGCGTGGCCCGGCTGGTCGAGAGCATTCGCAAGTCCTGACCGCCGTCAGTCGTCCAGATCCCGCTCGAGCAACACCGCATCCTCGTCGAATCCACAGCGCTGATAAAATTCCCGCGCGCGCGTGTTCGATAGCTCGGTGCTGACTTCGACCTCTACGCAACCCATCTCGCGGCATTTCGCGACGGCTGCTTCGAGCAGGCGCCGCCCCAGTCCTCCCAGGCGAAATCCCGACGCAACGAAGAGCTCGTCGATGATTCCGGATGGGCCGGGATGACAGATCGTTCGTCGTGTCGTGAAGTTGATGAATGCGATCGGCATCTCGTTCCAGACACCAACGAGCACGGAGCTATTCGGATCCATCAGTAGCGCCCTGCAGTTCTCCGTTGCGTCGTTGATGCTTGCGCCGGTGGCCTGCTCCAGGACCTGGAGCAGTTCGGCAATCAGGCCGCGCAAGTAGGGGAGATCATCCTCCGTCGCCGGCCGAATCGTGATTTCCTCCATGGTTGCCCTCGTCTCGATGATTGAGGGCATCCTTCATCGCTCATCGCACTGTCCGCAAGAGCGTAACTCGCATCAGATCCATCGGCCGCTGAAGTAGCCCACTGTGTAGGCAACGTTGCACGCATCGCAATGATGGCGGCGGCCATGGAATTCCTGATCCAGGCCGATGATGTTCGAATCGCCGCTGATCCGGCGATTCTTGATCTCCATCAGGCACCCACAGTTGGGGCAACGCACCCGCGCCAGGCTGTGGCAGAACACCAGGGCGAACAACGCGGGCAGGACCAGCGCGACGGCGCCCGTGAACAATACCGGCATACCGGCCCAGGTCCGTCCGACGAACCACCCGATGGCAAGGGCCGTCGCAAGGCCCGCTGTTACGGCAAGAACCGTCGAGTAGGCCAGCTTCCGGAGGCGGCGCAGACCTGTCAGTGACATCGGCCACCGGCGCGAGAACGCACGCAGCGCCAGGAAGATCGATCCCGTGACGACAAATGCAATTCCCGCAATCGGCAACACGTTCGCCCACGTGAGTGCGTCCCCATTTGGGAGAATGTCGCCCACAATGGCGGCGACGTCCGCCGTTGCATGCGGCGGGATCTGGATCCCGAGCGCATAGTAGAACATCGCCGCCAGCCCCGCCCAGAATAGGCCGAGAATGCCGAGTTCCACGTACGACATCCGCAGGCCGACCTCGAGAATCTCGCCATGCGTGTGCTCGTCATGATGATGGTGGTGAGTGAAGCGCGTTCCTCCGCAGATATAGCAGTGCTTATCCGAGGACGCGTTGACTGTTCCGCAGCGTTTGCATTCTTTCATCTCGCTTGC comes from the bacterium genome and includes:
- a CDS encoding GNAT family N-acetyltransferase; this encodes MPSIIETRATMEEITIRPATEDDLPYLRGLIAELLQVLEQATGASINDATENCRALLMDPNSSVLVGVWNEMPIAFINFTTRRTICHPGPSGIIDELFVASGFRLGGLGRRLLEAAVAKCREMGCVEVEVSTELSNTRAREFYQRCGFDEDAVLLERDLDD